The genomic DNA ATACTTTATCTCCATTGAAGATCGAGTTTTTCACGACCACATAATCGACGGTCCGAATGGCATCGAGCTTCGTTCCGCCTGCGTAGGAAATCGAGGACTGAAGATCCTGTTCCATTTCGGTCAGGGTGTCTTGCAGGGATCCTTTATGCTCTACGAACATTTTCTTCCCTTCGACGTTTTTCTTTTCGCCTTTTTGGAATTCAGAGGCAGAACCGAAATACTCTTTGACGCGCTTCCCATCAATTTCGGTCGTTTCGCCAGGAGATTCTTCATGCCCCGCGAATAACGATCCGATCATGACCATGCTGGCACCGAATCGGATGCTTTTGGCGATGTCACCGTGCGTCCGGATCCCTCCGTCAGCGATGATGGGCTTTGTTGCCGCTTTTGCACACCATCTTAAAGCTGCCAGCTGCCAGCCACCGGTGCCAAAGCCGGTTTTGATTTTCGTGATGCAGACTTTTCCCGGACCGATCCCCACTTTGGTCGCATCGGCTCCAGCGTGTTCAAGTTCACGTACCGCCTCAGGTGTTCCAACATTCCCCGCAATAACAAAACTTTCAGGCAAGAGTTTTTTTATATGTTGGATCATGCTGATCACGGCATTGGAATGGCCATGTGCAATATCGATCGTGATGTATTCAGGTATCAACCCTTTAGAGGCCAGTTCCTCTACAAAACTATATTCTTCTTCCTTCACGCCCACGCTGATGGAAGCAATCAGTCCGCGAGCATGCATGTCCTCGATGAAGCTGATTCTTTTCCCAGGTTCGAAACGGTGCATAATATAGAAATAGTTATGTTCTGCAAGGTACATAGCAATCTTCTCATCGATGATGGTCTGCATATTGGCAGGAACCACAGGAAGTTTAAATGTATGTCCACCCAATGTGATGGCTGTATCACATTCTGAACGGCTGTTAACAATGCATTTGGCTGGAATCAATTGAATATCTTCATAGTCGAACACGTTTTCCATCATGAACACTCCTAAACACGAATAATTATCGTCGGACGAAAATGAAATGTTCGTCCATTGGTAATGTACATGATTTCTTGACCGTTGTCAAAGTTTTTTATCAATTTAAGATGACGTGATTATAATCGATTACTATTTTTCGCAGCAGCAGGGGCAGTCGCATTCTTTTTTTGTTTCACACAAGCAGTGTGGGCAAGAACATTCATGGACCATCAGGACACCTTCTTTCGTTTATCCACCATTATATCCAGATGAAAGAATTTCAATCGATATCCATATTTTCCTTGCAAATCAATCTTTATAGATTTAGAGTAGTGTTAACAGTTAAATTTTTTTTACCGAGTAAAAAAAGAGGTGTGAGGATGAAAGGTATCTATATCATCAAAGACCTCGATCAGCTTAAGGCTCTCAGCGATCCGTTCCGGGTCCGACTGATGTTCAAACTGATCGAGAGGCCGTATACCGGTCAGCAACTATCGGAAATCTTCGAGCTGTCACGCGCCCGGATTCATTATCATCTGAAAGAGCTTGAAAAGCTTGGTCTGGCCGAAATCGTGAGAACCGAAGAGAAAAACGGCATCATTCAAAAGTTCTATCAGTCTGTAGCAACGGGGTTCTATCCCCATTCAAGTCTTTTCCCACACACGAAGGAAATCAGCGATATGAAACAATATCTCATGCTTGAAATGATGGAACAAACGACTTCAAAACTCTTGTCGGCACCACCTGAAGCCCTCGAAGACGTTGATTCGAGCGGTGACCCTTCTGAGTGGAATATGTTAGCGTCTTCCTGGGAACTCCAAGTGTCTGAGGATTCCTTCAAGTGGTACATCAAGGAACAATTCAAACTGATGGAAGAACTTGATCGCCGCGCGGAAGCAGAAGAGGCGTCGAGCAAAAAGAGATATTTTGTATCCAACTACGGTTTCCGGGTAGAAGAGCCTGTTTTTGAAAGAGTAAAAGACAAAGACCAGTGAGAAGGTCTTTTCTTTTGGCACAACGGTAAAATAATTTTAACTGAGTATATTTTTTTACTTTGACGGTCAAAAAAAACTTACAGTCAGGAGATGGTGAATGAGATGAAAGAGCATTTGTTGAGAAATCGAAACTTCAGCTTCATGTTTACAGGCAGGATCCTATCGAATATGGGGGACAGCATCTACTATGTAGCCGCCATGTGGCTTGTGTACGAACTGGGAGGGAGTGCCTTTTATACGGGGTTGGCCGGTTTCCTCACAATGCTGCCGACGGTGCTGCAGTTCTTGATTGGTCCACTGGTCGATCGTTTCAGTACAAAGAAGCTGCTGACCATCGTACAGCTGTTTCAGGCAGGATTGATCCTGATGATTCCGGTTGCCCATTTCATAGGCTATTTGAATGTGGCCGTGATCTTGACGATCATGCCGGTAGTATCCATGATGAATCAGTTTACGTATCCCGCCCAAACAGCCGCCTTGCCACGGATCATCAAAAAAGAACAGCTTGTAAAAGGGAACGCTCTGTTTACGTTCGCCTATCAGGGAGTCGACATGATCTTCAATGCCCTTACAGGAATCCTACTTCCATTGATCGGTGCCATAATCCTCTTCATGATGGATTCTGCCGTGTTCTTAGCAGCCGCATTAGTATACAGCGCCCTTTGCTTGCCGGAGAAAAAAAGTACCACGAAAAGGACGTTGAAGGAATCGACTCTTCAGTATAAGAAAGAGTTGGCAGAAGGGGTGATGATCGTTTTTCGCTCGTATTTGGCCATCTTTCTGGTCGCTTCCGTTGTTGCAAATGGTGCTATCGGTGCTACGTATGCCATCCTGCCCGTATACACTGGTGAATCGGCAGGGGCATCCTGGTACGGGTGGTACCTTGGAGCCATTTCACTCGGTCTTCTGTCAGGTGCAGCACTTGCTCCTATTCTTACCAGATTCCCGCTGGGTTTGTTAACCATTACATTGTTTTTCATAGGCGGGGGCAGCTGGATCCTGTCAGGTCTCTCGGGTGTTTCCATAATGGGGCTTGTATTATTTGGCATAGCCTGGCTTCCTATCGGAGCAACGAATATCATAACGGGGGCAGCCATCCAGTCCATCATGCCATCGCATCTGATGGGAAGGGTCTTTTCCGTGGTTGCGTCCATGAGTGCCATGGCGATGCCCCTTGGATCACTGCTGGGCGGAAGTATGGCCAATCGTTGGGGGAGCGGGACCATCTTTATTTCGGCAGCAGGCGCAATCATCTTTATTTCGATATTTTGGTTAAGTGTCTCCAAGCTGCGCAGGCTTCCAAGCTCGCATGAGTTGTCTGCTGCAGATCTCCTTTTACCTGAAAATTCTCACTCCACAAACGTTGGATGATAATGGTAGAATAAGAAAGGATACTCAGTCAATGGAGGCAAAACGATGATATTGAGCACGATTATTCAAGAAGCAGGGTACGGACATGACGATTTGATTCTTCAAGGTATTTCATTCGAGGTCGGTAAGGGGGAGCTTGTCGGGCTGATCGGCCCCAACGGTGCGGGGAAAAGCACCACAATCAAGACCCTCCTTGGTCTTATGAAACATGTGAAGGGAACAGTCGAGATGTCATCTTATGCGTATATTCCGGAACGTCCGATTTTTTACGAGCGGATGACGATGCGGGAACATATTGACTTTCTGTACACGACCATGGGAGGGGAGCACGCAGCCTTCGAAGAGAAAGTGACAAATCTGGTCAGCTTCTTCCGATTGACCCACGTCCTTCACCATTATCCTGATCGGTTCTCAAAAGGGATGCAGCAGAAAATGATGCTGATCCTGGCGTTTCTGAAAGAACCGGATCTGTATATTATTGATGAGCCGTTCATGGGGCTCGATCCGACTGCCGTAAAAAAACTCCTCGGTCTATTGGAAAAAGAGCGGGAAAGGGGAGCTGGCGTCCTGATGTCGACCCATATCCTTGACACCGCCGAGCGGATCTGCGACCGCTTTGTGCTGGTAGCTGAAGGGAAAATGATCGTCGAGGGGAACCTGGAGGACATCCGGAGAAAGAGCGGACTCCCTGATGGAACACTATTCGACTGTTTCGATGCATTGACAGAGGAGGGTGAGAAGGATGGCCTGGCCGATTTTTTGGCACCGATTCAAGGATGAGTGGATGCAAAAATGGAAGGTGGTCCGCTCGGTCATCGACTGGACGATTGCCCTTTACCTTGTCATCCCATTTTCCATCATGGTGCCTTTTTTCTATCGGGACTGGTGGAATGAAACGGGATCCTACTGGGCTACCGGCATTCCGATATGGATCCTTCTTTCCATATTGGGCATCATGACACTCGGGGGAAATATACGCACTTATGTCTTAGAGGCTGATCTATTGTTCCTGATAGAGAAGAAGGAACGTTTTGTGCCAATGAAAAGACTGGGCTTCATGGTCACCATGGGACAGAGTTTGATGTCACTCGTTTTGCCTGGTGCTTTAGCTCTCCCTATATTCCTGAACATATACAATGAACGCCCCTTCACACTAGCAGTGATCTTTATTCTATTATTCTCGTTGAAGTGGTCAGTGCTGCTAATAAAGAAATACATAGCGGGGAAGTGGAAGAAGGGAATCTATATCCTTCTCATGTTGGCAGCCTTTGTTCTGATTACAACTGGAAGGGATTCACCACTGCTGGCAGCCATGGCATCATTGATCCTGTTCATAATCTTAGTGGTTTACTTTTTTAAAGGGGTGAAAGGCACAGCCGATTTTCAAAACGAGGTGGAGATCGAGCAATCGGAGAGGAATCAATATGTGAATCTGGTGTACAGTCTTTCTTCTCAGATAGAAAAAGAAAAAGGAGGGAATCGTGGCAGACCGTTCATTTTGTTCAGGAATTCGAGACGAATATTCAAGGAAAGGACAGCTGAAAACGGAATCCTTGAACTAAGTTTGAAGGCGTTTTTGCGAAATGGAACCTACTTGCGGACATATATACAGATGATCTCCATCACCTCTGCCGGAATCCTCTTCCTACCACTATTACTGAAATGGTTGCTTTTTGGAGGGATTCTCATCTTCATGACCTTCTGGGTCCAGACCATTTTCAAGAAGCTCACGAGCAATCGGTTCTTCGAAGTGGCTCCTTTCGATAAAGAGGCGGAGTATGCTGCTGCCAACAGGTTCGGTAAGTGGCTCGGAACACCTGTCCTTATATGGACCGGAACCATCACGATCTGTTCAACAATCTGGTCGGTTTATTTTTAAATGAGAACTAGGAGGAGTCTACATGGTTGTATTGAAGCGAATGAGTGATAAAGAGTTTACTGCATGGTGGAAAAACAGTGTCGCTTCCTATGCAAGGGAGAAAGTGAAAGCGGGTAACTTCAAGGAGGAGACGGCGATTGAACAGTCTGAGAGCGAATTCCAAAAGCTTTTGCCACAAGGAAAAGATACACCGGATCATTAT from Rossellomorea marisflavi includes the following:
- the guaC gene encoding GMP reductase; translation: MENVFDYEDIQLIPAKCIVNSRSECDTAITLGGHTFKLPVVPANMQTIIDEKIAMYLAEHNYFYIMHRFEPGKRISFIEDMHARGLIASISVGVKEEEYSFVEELASKGLIPEYITIDIAHGHSNAVISMIQHIKKLLPESFVIAGNVGTPEAVRELEHAGADATKVGIGPGKVCITKIKTGFGTGGWQLAALRWCAKAATKPIIADGGIRTHGDIAKSIRFGASMVMIGSLFAGHEESPGETTEIDGKRVKEYFGSASEFQKGEKKNVEGKKMFVEHKGSLQDTLTEMEQDLQSSISYAGGTKLDAIRTVDYVVVKNSIFNGDKVY
- a CDS encoding ABC transporter ATP-binding protein, translating into MILSTIIQEAGYGHDDLILQGISFEVGKGELVGLIGPNGAGKSTTIKTLLGLMKHVKGTVEMSSYAYIPERPIFYERMTMREHIDFLYTTMGGEHAAFEEKVTNLVSFFRLTHVLHHYPDRFSKGMQQKMMLILAFLKEPDLYIIDEPFMGLDPTAVKKLLGLLEKERERGAGVLMSTHILDTAERICDRFVLVAEGKMIVEGNLEDIRRKSGLPDGTLFDCFDALTEEGEKDGLADFLAPIQG
- a CDS encoding MFS transporter, with the translated sequence MLRNRNFSFMFTGRILSNMGDSIYYVAAMWLVYELGGSAFYTGLAGFLTMLPTVLQFLIGPLVDRFSTKKLLTIVQLFQAGLILMIPVAHFIGYLNVAVILTIMPVVSMMNQFTYPAQTAALPRIIKKEQLVKGNALFTFAYQGVDMIFNALTGILLPLIGAIILFMMDSAVFLAAALVYSALCLPEKKSTTKRTLKESTLQYKKELAEGVMIVFRSYLAIFLVASVVANGAIGATYAILPVYTGESAGASWYGWYLGAISLGLLSGAALAPILTRFPLGLLTITLFFIGGGSWILSGLSGVSIMGLVLFGIAWLPIGATNIITGAAIQSIMPSHLMGRVFSVVASMSAMAMPLGSLLGGSMANRWGSGTIFISAAGAIIFISIFWLSVSKLRRLPSSHELSAADLLLPENSHSTNVG
- a CDS encoding ABC transporter permease codes for the protein MAWPIFWHRFKDEWMQKWKVVRSVIDWTIALYLVIPFSIMVPFFYRDWWNETGSYWATGIPIWILLSILGIMTLGGNIRTYVLEADLLFLIEKKERFVPMKRLGFMVTMGQSLMSLVLPGALALPIFLNIYNERPFTLAVIFILLFSLKWSVLLIKKYIAGKWKKGIYILLMLAAFVLITTGRDSPLLAAMASLILFIILVVYFFKGVKGTADFQNEVEIEQSERNQYVNLVYSLSSQIEKEKGGNRGRPFILFRNSRRIFKERTAENGILELSLKAFLRNGTYLRTYIQMISITSAGILFLPLLLKWLLFGGILIFMTFWVQTIFKKLTSNRFFEVAPFDKEAEYAAANRFGKWLGTPVLIWTGTITICSTIWSVYF
- a CDS encoding ArsR/SmtB family transcription factor; the encoded protein is MKGIYIIKDLDQLKALSDPFRVRLMFKLIERPYTGQQLSEIFELSRARIHYHLKELEKLGLAEIVRTEEKNGIIQKFYQSVATGFYPHSSLFPHTKEISDMKQYLMLEMMEQTTSKLLSAPPEALEDVDSSGDPSEWNMLASSWELQVSEDSFKWYIKEQFKLMEELDRRAEAEEASSKKRYFVSNYGFRVEEPVFERVKDKDQ